A part of Pseudomonas lutea genomic DNA contains:
- a CDS encoding peptidoglycan DD-metalloendopeptidase family protein yields the protein MSLTVIRQRSSSTSFQRLVIGVALSILLVGCSSTPSGGVRVVDRNGKSTVPTRQPVTTGQYVVKRGDTLFSIAFRYGWDWKALAARNNIPEPFTIHVGQTIRFDGRASSPSTAVATGPASVPQTTTSSSTSPSGSLKTTVISRPVGAVSATTPPPSSNSTTTPVNTTVVAGARSPSGWTWPTSGVLISKFSSNGSLNKGIDIAGDLGQPVLAASDGSVVYAGSGLRGYGELIIIKHSDTYVSAYGHNRRLLVREGQQVKAGQSIAEMGSTGTDRVKLHFEIRRQGKPVDPLEFLPRR from the coding sequence GTGAGTCTCACAGTCATTCGGCAGCGTAGTTCTTCAACAAGTTTTCAGCGTCTGGTGATTGGAGTTGCCCTGAGTATCCTTCTGGTCGGCTGCTCCAGCACGCCATCGGGAGGCGTGCGCGTCGTTGATCGCAACGGCAAGTCCACCGTGCCAACGCGCCAGCCTGTCACCACGGGCCAGTACGTCGTGAAGCGTGGCGATACTCTCTTTTCCATTGCATTCCGTTACGGATGGGACTGGAAAGCGCTGGCTGCGCGCAACAATATTCCCGAGCCGTTCACTATCCATGTGGGGCAGACGATTCGTTTCGACGGCCGTGCCAGTTCACCCTCCACAGCGGTTGCAACCGGCCCGGCCAGTGTTCCGCAGACCACGACGAGCAGTTCGACATCGCCTTCCGGGTCGCTCAAAACCACGGTTATATCCAGGCCGGTGGGCGCTGTTTCCGCGACCACGCCACCCCCTTCGAGCAACTCGACGACCACGCCGGTCAACACCACGGTGGTCGCTGGCGCCCGTTCGCCGAGCGGCTGGACGTGGCCAACGAGCGGTGTTTTGATCAGCAAGTTCTCTTCAAACGGTAGTTTGAATAAAGGAATTGATATCGCTGGAGATTTGGGACAGCCTGTTTTGGCCGCGTCTGATGGGTCAGTGGTGTACGCCGGGAGTGGATTAAGGGGCTACGGCGAGCTGATCATCATCAAACACAGCGACACCTACGTCAGCGCATACGGACATAACCGTAGGCTTTTGGTTCGGGAGGGGCAGCAGGTCAAGGCAGGGCAAAGTATTGCCGAGATGGGATCCACGGGAACAGACCGGGTGAAACTGCATTTCGAGATTCGCCGCCAGGGCAAACCTGTGGATCCACTGGAATTCTTGCCACGTCGCTGA
- a CDS encoding protein-L-isoaspartate(D-aspartate) O-methyltransferase: MTSQRTRERLIQRLCEEGIANTQVLDVIRKTPRHLFVDEALAHRAYEDTALPIGNNQTISQPYMVARMSELLLAAGPLDKVLEIGTGSGYQTAVLAQLVERVFSVERIKVLQDRAKERLVELNLRNMVFRWGDGWEGWPALAPYNGIIVTAVATDIPQALLDQLAPGGRLVIPVGAGEVQQLMLIIREENGFSRHVLGAVRFVPLLNGPLA; the protein is encoded by the coding sequence ATGACATCCCAGCGTACCCGCGAGCGCCTGATTCAACGGTTGTGCGAAGAAGGCATTGCCAACACCCAGGTACTGGATGTCATTCGCAAAACGCCTCGTCACCTGTTTGTCGACGAAGCGCTGGCGCACCGTGCCTACGAAGACACCGCGCTGCCAATCGGCAATAACCAGACGATTTCGCAGCCTTACATGGTGGCGCGCATGAGCGAGCTGCTGCTGGCGGCAGGCCCGCTGGACAAGGTGCTCGAAATCGGTACGGGCTCGGGTTATCAGACCGCTGTGCTGGCGCAACTGGTCGAACGGGTTTTTTCCGTCGAGCGCATCAAGGTGTTGCAGGATCGGGCCAAGGAACGTCTTGTCGAACTGAACCTGCGCAACATGGTGTTCCGCTGGGGCGACGGCTGGGAAGGTTGGCCGGCGCTCGCACCTTATAACGGCATCATCGTGACCGCAGTGGCCACTGACATACCTCAAGCGTTACTGGACCAATTGGCCCCGGGTGGACGCCTGGTCATTCCAGTGGGTGCCGGGGAGGTCCAGCAGCTGATGCTGATCATTCGCGAGGAAAACGGCTTCTCCCGGCATGTGCTGGGCGCTGTTCGATTCGTTCCGCTGCTCAACGGGCCGCTCGCCTGA
- the surE gene encoding 5'/3'-nucleotidase SurE — MRILISNDDGVTAPGLAALHGALAGYADCVVIAPDQDKSGASSSLTLDRPLHPHTLDNGFISLNGTPTDCVHMGLNGLLPDEPDMVVSGINLGANLGDDVLYSGTVAAALEGRFLQRPSFAFSFLSRQVDNLATAAHFARLLVEAHERLDLPPRTVLNVNIPNLPLAHVRGIQLTRLGHRTRAAAPVRVVDPRGKAGYWIAAAGDAEDGGPGTDFHAVMQGYVSITPLQLDRTYQDGFNSLNAWLEGMA, encoded by the coding sequence ATGCGTATTCTGATTTCAAATGATGATGGGGTCACGGCACCCGGCCTTGCCGCGCTTCATGGCGCGCTGGCGGGATATGCCGACTGCGTGGTCATTGCGCCCGATCAAGACAAAAGCGGCGCGAGCAGTTCGCTGACGCTTGATCGGCCACTGCACCCGCACACCCTCGACAACGGCTTTATCAGTCTCAACGGTACCCCGACCGACTGTGTGCACATGGGGCTGAACGGCCTGCTGCCCGATGAGCCTGACATGGTGGTATCGGGGATCAACCTGGGCGCCAACCTGGGCGACGATGTGCTGTATTCAGGCACCGTGGCTGCTGCGCTTGAAGGACGTTTTCTGCAGCGACCCTCATTTGCCTTTTCATTTTTATCCCGTCAGGTCGATAACCTGGCAACCGCCGCGCACTTTGCCCGGCTTTTGGTCGAAGCCCACGAACGCCTCGATCTTCCACCACGTACCGTATTGAATGTGAATATCCCGAACCTGCCGCTGGCCCATGTGCGTGGCATCCAGTTGACCCGCCTTGGCCATCGCACCCGAGCCGCGGCGCCCGTGCGCGTGGTCGACCCGCGCGGCAAGGCCGGTTACTGGATCGCTGCCGCCGGAGATGCCGAAGACGGCGGCCCGGGCACTGATTTCCATGCCGTCATGCAGGGTTATGTGTCGATCACTCCGTTGCAGCTGGATCGTACCTATCAGGACGGTTTCAACAGCCTGAACGCATGGCTGGAGGGAATGGCCTGA
- the truD gene encoding tRNA pseudouridine(13) synthase TruD, whose translation MTELELLGPRAYGDALGTAVLKATAEDFQVDEVLDIPLSGDGEHLWLWVEKRGLNTEEAARRLAKAAGVPLRTVSYAGLKDRQALTRQWFSIQLPGKADPDMSAAENDSLKILDSMRHKRKLQRGAHAANGFTLRLTQLQADTVRLDARLESIRQHGIPNYFGAQRFGHEGGNLGEARHYAERQALPEQRNVRSRLLSTARSYVFNQVLAARVADGSWQRAQVGDLLAFTDSRSFFSAGEAECSDPRLAILDLHPTGPQWGEGESPASGATAELENDVAAREASLCNWLIKAGMEHERRILRLPIGRLTWHYPEPDILQLEFVLPAGCFATALVRELVDLATAGQTDSSCVF comes from the coding sequence ATGACCGAGCTTGAACTGCTGGGCCCGAGAGCTTACGGCGATGCGTTGGGTACTGCCGTGCTGAAGGCGACGGCCGAAGACTTCCAGGTTGATGAAGTGCTGGACATCCCGCTGTCCGGGGATGGTGAGCACTTGTGGCTCTGGGTCGAGAAACGCGGCTTGAATACCGAGGAAGCGGCCCGGCGCCTGGCCAAAGCGGCTGGCGTGCCGCTGCGCACCGTCAGCTATGCCGGTTTGAAGGACCGTCAGGCATTGACCCGCCAGTGGTTCAGCATTCAACTTCCGGGCAAGGCTGACCCGGATATGTCGGCGGCAGAAAACGACTCGCTGAAAATCCTCGACAGCATGCGTCACAAACGCAAGTTGCAGCGCGGCGCCCATGCAGCCAACGGATTTACGCTGCGTCTGACGCAATTGCAGGCTGATACGGTTCGGCTTGATGCACGCCTGGAATCGATCAGGCAGCACGGCATCCCCAATTACTTTGGCGCCCAGCGTTTCGGCCATGAAGGCGGCAACCTTGGCGAAGCCCGCCACTATGCCGAACGTCAGGCGTTGCCCGAGCAGCGCAATGTGCGCTCGCGACTGCTGTCCACCGCCCGCAGCTATGTGTTCAACCAGGTGCTCGCCGCCCGAGTCGCCGATGGCAGTTGGCAACGTGCGCAGGTGGGCGATTTGCTGGCGTTCACCGACAGCCGCAGTTTCTTCTCTGCAGGCGAGGCAGAGTGCAGCGATCCGCGGTTGGCGATCCTGGACCTGCACCCTACCGGGCCGCAGTGGGGCGAAGGTGAATCTCCGGCCAGCGGCGCTACCGCCGAGCTTGAAAACGATGTCGCCGCACGCGAGGCGTCACTGTGTAACTGGTTGATAAAAGCGGGAATGGAGCACGAGCGTCGTATCCTGCGACTGCCCATCGGGCGGCTGACGTGGCATTATCCCGAGCCTGACATTCTGCAACTGGAATTCGTCCTGCCGGCCGGGTGCTTCGCCACTGCTTTGGTGCGTGAACTCGTTGATCTGGCGACAGCAGGGCAGACGGACAGCTCATGCGTATTCTGA
- the ispF gene encoding 2-C-methyl-D-erythritol 2,4-cyclodiphosphate synthase gives MRIGHGYDVHRFAEGDFITLGGVRIAHTAGLLAHSDGDVLLHALSDALLGAAALGDIGKHFPDTDPQFKGADSRVLLRHVLKQVQGKGWKVGNVDATIVAQAPKMAPHIERMRALIAEDLQVDIDQVNVKATTTEKLGFTGREEGIAVHAVALLIRA, from the coding sequence ATGCGTATTGGCCACGGCTATGATGTGCACCGTTTCGCTGAAGGCGATTTCATTACCTTGGGCGGCGTGCGAATTGCGCACACGGCGGGCCTGCTCGCTCATTCCGACGGCGACGTCTTGTTGCACGCGCTGAGCGACGCCCTGTTGGGCGCTGCTGCGCTGGGCGACATCGGCAAGCACTTTCCCGATACCGACCCGCAATTCAAGGGTGCTGACAGCCGGGTGCTGCTTCGCCACGTCTTGAAGCAAGTGCAGGGCAAAGGCTGGAAGGTGGGCAACGTAGACGCCACCATCGTCGCTCAGGCGCCGAAGATGGCCCCTCACATCGAGCGCATGCGTGCGTTGATCGCCGAAGACCTGCAGGTCGACATCGACCAGGTCAATGTCAAAGCCACCACCACTGAAAAGCTTGGTTTTACCGGGCGTGAAGAAGGCATTGCCGTCCACGCCGTCGCGCTGTTGATCAGAGCATGA
- the fghA gene encoding S-formylglutathione hydrolase has translation MSLENISCQKSFGGWHKRYKHHSDVLGCDMTFAVYLPPQAEQSGKLPVVYWLSGLTCTDENFMQKAGALRVAAELGLIIVAPDTSPRGADVPDDPDNAYDFGLGAGFYLNATEQPWARHYRMYDYVVSELPALIEAHFPASQKRSISGHSMGGHGALISALRNPGRYQSVSAFSPICNPMDCPWGQKAFSRYLGEDRSRWREWDATVLIAEATERLPLLVEQGDRDDFLDNQLKPDSLVQAAKAAGHPLELRMQPGYDHSYYFIASFIEDHLRYHARALAD, from the coding sequence ATGAGCCTGGAAAATATCTCGTGCCAGAAAAGCTTCGGCGGCTGGCACAAGCGTTACAAACATCATTCCGATGTGCTCGGTTGTGACATGACGTTCGCGGTGTATCTGCCTCCCCAGGCAGAGCAGAGTGGCAAGTTGCCGGTGGTTTACTGGCTGTCAGGACTGACCTGCACCGACGAAAACTTCATGCAGAAGGCCGGCGCCTTGCGCGTGGCGGCTGAGCTCGGCTTGATCATTGTTGCACCTGACACCAGCCCGCGCGGCGCTGACGTGCCGGATGACCCGGATAACGCCTACGACTTCGGCCTGGGCGCGGGCTTCTACCTGAATGCCACCGAACAGCCCTGGGCACGGCATTACCGCATGTACGACTACGTGGTCAGCGAGTTGCCGGCGTTGATCGAGGCGCACTTTCCAGCTTCGCAGAAGCGCAGCATCAGTGGTCATTCCATGGGCGGACATGGCGCCCTGATCAGCGCATTGCGCAATCCTGGCCGCTATCAGTCCGTCTCGGCGTTCTCGCCCATCTGCAACCCGATGGACTGTCCGTGGGGGCAAAAAGCCTTTTCGCGTTACCTGGGCGAAGACCGTTCGCGCTGGCGTGAATGGGATGCCACCGTGCTCATCGCCGAGGCCACCGAGCGCTTGCCGTTGCTGGTGGAACAGGGTGATCGCGACGACTTCCTCGACAATCAGCTCAAGCCGGACTCGTTGGTCCAGGCCGCGAAGGCTGCCGGTCATCCCCTGGAATTGCGCATGCAGCCTGGGTATGACCACAGCTATTACTTCATTGCCAGTTTCATCGAAGATCACTTGCGCTATCACGCACGGGCTCTGGCGGACTGA
- a CDS encoding S-(hydroxymethyl)glutathione dehydrogenase/class III alcohol dehydrogenase has translation MIKSRAAVAFAPNEPLQIVEVDVEAPKAGEVLIRTVASGVCHTDAYTLSGADSEGVFPCILGHEGGGVVEAIGEGVTSLAVGDHVIPLYTAECRECKFCKSGKTNLCQKVRATQGKGLMPDGTTRFSYNGQPIYHYMGCSTFSEYTVVPEIALAKIPKEAPLEKVCLLGCGVTTGIGAVLNTAKVEEGATVAVFGLGGIGLAAIIGAKMAKASRIIAVDINPSKFDVARELGATEFVNPKDHDKPIQEVIVEMTDGGVDYSFECVGNVNLMRAALESCHKGWGESVIIGVAGAGQEISTRPFQLVTGRVWRGSAFGGVKGRTELPSYVEKAQSGEIPLDTFITHTMGLDRINEAFDLMHEGKSIRTVIHF, from the coding sequence ATGATCAAGTCACGTGCTGCCGTCGCGTTCGCGCCCAATGAACCACTGCAGATTGTCGAAGTGGACGTTGAGGCCCCGAAAGCCGGCGAGGTGTTGATTCGTACCGTCGCATCCGGCGTTTGCCATACCGATGCCTACACCCTGTCCGGTGCTGATTCCGAAGGCGTCTTCCCGTGCATCCTTGGGCACGAAGGCGGCGGCGTGGTTGAAGCCATCGGCGAAGGCGTGACCTCACTGGCTGTGGGCGACCACGTCATTCCGCTGTACACCGCTGAGTGCCGTGAGTGCAAATTCTGCAAATCCGGCAAAACCAACCTGTGCCAGAAGGTCCGGGCCACTCAGGGCAAAGGGCTGATGCCCGACGGCACAACGCGCTTCAGCTACAACGGTCAGCCGATCTACCACTACATGGGTTGCTCGACATTCTCCGAGTACACCGTCGTGCCCGAAATTGCGCTGGCAAAAATCCCCAAGGAAGCGCCTTTGGAGAAAGTCTGCCTGCTGGGTTGCGGCGTCACGACTGGCATTGGCGCTGTGCTGAACACGGCCAAGGTCGAGGAGGGCGCAACCGTCGCCGTCTTTGGTCTGGGCGGTATTGGCCTGGCGGCGATCATCGGCGCGAAGATGGCCAAGGCTTCGCGCATCATCGCGGTGGACATCAACCCGTCGAAATTCGACGTGGCCCGTGAGTTGGGTGCCACCGAATTCGTCAATCCGAAAGACCACGACAAGCCGATTCAGGAAGTCATCGTAGAAATGACCGATGGCGGCGTTGATTACAGCTTCGAGTGCGTAGGTAACGTGAACCTGATGCGCGCTGCTTTAGAGTCGTGCCACAAGGGCTGGGGCGAATCGGTGATCATCGGCGTGGCCGGAGCGGGCCAGGAAATCTCAACCCGTCCCTTCCAGTTGGTGACCGGTCGCGTCTGGCGCGGTTCTGCATTCGGTGGCGTCAAGGGCCGCACCGAATTGCCAAGCTACGTCGAAAAAGCGCAGTCCGGCGAAATCCCTCTGGACACGTTCATCACCCATACCATGGGCCTGGACCGAATCAACGAAGCCTTCGACCTCATGCACGAAGGCAAAAGCATTCGTACGGTCATTCATTTCTGA
- a CDS encoding LysR substrate-binding domain-containing protein, producing MQANRWEGLDEFVAVAECGQFTAAAERLGVSSSHISRQIARLEERLQTRLLYRSTRKVALTEAGQTFLHHCQRLQDGREEALRAVTDLTSEPKGLLRMTCAVAYGERFIAPLVTRFMADYPQLRVDIELTNNTLDLVHEGLDLAIRLGRLQESRLVAARLAPRKMYLCASPSYIERYGRPHSVSELSRHNCLIGSSDTWLLQQNGREFSQRVQGNWRCNSGQAVLDAALRGAGLCQLPDYYVLEHLKRGSLVSLLEAHQPPNTAVWALYPQQRHLSPKVRKLVDYLKAGLASRDEYSNHADPL from the coding sequence ATGCAGGCAAATCGCTGGGAAGGTCTGGATGAGTTCGTTGCCGTCGCCGAGTGTGGACAGTTCACTGCCGCCGCTGAACGGCTGGGCGTGTCGTCTTCGCACATCAGTCGCCAGATCGCCCGGCTTGAAGAACGCTTGCAGACGCGGCTGCTGTATCGCAGCACACGCAAAGTGGCGCTTACCGAAGCGGGACAAACGTTTCTGCATCACTGCCAGCGGCTGCAGGACGGGCGCGAGGAAGCGCTGCGTGCGGTGACGGACCTGACCAGCGAGCCCAAGGGACTCTTGCGCATGACCTGCGCCGTTGCGTATGGCGAGCGGTTCATCGCGCCGCTGGTAACACGCTTCATGGCGGACTACCCGCAACTGCGCGTGGACATCGAACTGACCAACAACACGCTGGATCTGGTCCATGAGGGTCTGGACCTGGCGATCCGTCTGGGTCGCTTGCAGGAATCCAGACTGGTTGCCGCGCGACTCGCCCCGCGCAAAATGTATTTGTGCGCCTCGCCCTCCTACATCGAGCGGTACGGCCGCCCCCACAGCGTCTCGGAGCTGAGCAGGCACAATTGTCTGATCGGCAGCTCTGACACCTGGCTGCTGCAGCAGAACGGAAGGGAATTTTCTCAGCGGGTACAAGGCAATTGGCGCTGCAACAGCGGGCAGGCGGTACTGGATGCTGCGCTGCGCGGAGCGGGCCTTTGCCAGCTCCCGGATTACTACGTGCTGGAGCATCTAAAACGCGGCTCGCTGGTGTCATTACTGGAAGCTCATCAGCCACCTAACACCGCTGTCTGGGCGCTTTATCCGCAGCAACGGCATCTGTCGCCCAAGGTGCGAAAGCTGGTGGATTATCTGAAGGCGGGCCTGGCGTCGCGGGATGAGTACAGTAATCATGCCGATCCTTTGTAG
- the ispD gene encoding 2-C-methyl-D-erythritol 4-phosphate cytidylyltransferase codes for MTQSLPAFWAVIPAAGIGARMAADRPKQYLQLGGLTIIEHSLLCFLDHPRLKGLVVSLAVDDPYWPTLPCALDSRIQQVAGGKERADSVLNALLHLHANGADDNDWVLVHDAARPNLTRADLDNLLAELADDPVGGLLAVPAKDTLKRADANGRVTETVDRSLIWQAYTPQMFRLGALHRALADSLVSNVAITDEASAIEWAGQSPRLIEGRADNIKVTRPEDLEWLRQRRVEFNG; via the coding sequence ATGACTCAATCCCTTCCTGCCTTCTGGGCAGTTATTCCCGCCGCGGGCATTGGCGCACGCATGGCGGCAGACCGTCCCAAGCAGTACCTGCAGCTGGGCGGCCTCACGATTATTGAACACAGCCTGCTTTGCTTTCTCGATCATCCCCGGCTCAAGGGCCTGGTGGTCAGCCTGGCTGTGGACGACCCCTATTGGCCCACATTGCCGTGCGCGCTGGATTCCCGTATCCAGCAAGTCGCTGGCGGCAAAGAGCGTGCGGATTCGGTGCTCAATGCGCTGCTGCACCTGCACGCCAATGGCGCCGATGACAATGACTGGGTCCTGGTTCACGATGCGGCGCGCCCGAACCTGACGCGTGCGGACCTCGACAACCTGCTGGCTGAACTCGCGGATGATCCGGTAGGTGGGCTTCTGGCGGTGCCGGCCAAAGACACCCTCAAGCGCGCCGACGCCAATGGCCGCGTGACCGAAACCGTGGATCGCAGCCTGATCTGGCAGGCCTATACGCCCCAGATGTTTCGCCTGGGCGCCTTGCACCGGGCACTGGCGGACAGTCTGGTGTCGAATGTGGCGATCACCGACGAAGCATCGGCCATCGAGTGGGCGGGCCAATCGCCGCGCCTCATCGAAGGACGCGCGGACAATATCAAGGTCACCCGCCCGGAAGACCTCGAATGGCTACGCCAGCGGCGCGTGGAATTCAACGGCTGA
- the ftsB gene encoding cell division protein FtsB — MRSPNWLFLVLLLMLAGLQYRLWVGNGSLAQVASLTQQIADQHAENDALLERNRVLDAEVLELKKGLETVEERARHELGMVKDGETLYQLAQ, encoded by the coding sequence ATGCGCAGTCCTAACTGGTTGTTTCTCGTGCTGCTTTTGATGCTCGCTGGCCTGCAGTATCGCCTATGGGTAGGTAACGGCAGTCTTGCGCAGGTGGCCAGTCTGACCCAGCAAATCGCTGATCAACACGCTGAAAACGATGCCCTTCTGGAGCGCAACCGAGTGCTGGACGCGGAAGTGCTGGAGCTGAAAAAAGGCCTGGAAACGGTCGAAGAGCGTGCCCGTCATGAACTGGGCATGGTCAAAGACGGCGAAACCCTTTACCAGTTGGCTCAGTGA
- the eno gene encoding phosphopyruvate hydratase, giving the protein MAKIVDIKGREVLDSRGNPTVEADVLLDNGIIGSACAPSGASTGSREALELRDGDKSRYMGKGVLKAVANINGPIRDLLLGKDPVDQKALDHAMIRLDGTENKASLGANAILAVSLAAAKAAAQDQDLPLYAHIANLNGTPGVYSMPVPMMNIINGGEHADNNIDIQEFMVQPVGAKTFSEGLRWGTEIFHHLKAVLKARGLNTAVGDEGGFAPNLKSNADALDAIAEAVANAGYKLGTDVTLALDCAASEFYKNGKYVLSEEGEYDSAGFADYLADLVSKHPIISIEDGLDESDWDGWKVLTDKIGDKIQLVGDDLFVTNTKILKEGIEKKIGNSILIKFNQIGTLTETLEAIQMAKAAGYTAVISHRSGETEDSTIADLAVGTAAGQIKTGSLSRSDRIAKYNQLLRIEEQLGAKAVYRGRGEFRG; this is encoded by the coding sequence ATGGCAAAAATCGTCGACATCAAAGGTCGTGAAGTTCTCGACTCCCGTGGCAATCCCACCGTGGAAGCAGACGTGCTCCTCGACAACGGCATCATCGGCAGTGCATGCGCGCCGTCCGGTGCTTCCACCGGCTCGCGTGAAGCGCTTGAGCTGCGTGATGGCGACAAGAGCCGTTACATGGGCAAGGGCGTTCTGAAAGCTGTGGCCAACATCAATGGCCCAATCCGTGACCTGCTGCTGGGCAAGGACCCGGTTGATCAAAAGGCCCTGGATCACGCGATGATTCGGCTCGACGGCACCGAAAACAAGGCCAGCCTGGGCGCCAACGCGATCCTCGCCGTGTCTCTGGCGGCCGCCAAGGCAGCCGCTCAGGATCAGGACCTGCCGCTGTACGCTCACATTGCCAATCTGAACGGCACGCCGGGCGTCTACTCAATGCCGGTCCCGATGATGAACATCATCAACGGTGGCGAGCACGCTGATAACAACATCGACATCCAGGAATTCATGGTTCAGCCCGTCGGCGCCAAGACCTTCTCCGAAGGGCTGCGTTGGGGCACCGAGATTTTCCACCACCTCAAAGCAGTGCTGAAGGCGCGCGGCCTGAACACGGCGGTCGGTGACGAGGGCGGCTTTGCGCCAAACCTCAAATCCAATGCCGACGCACTCGATGCCATTGCCGAAGCGGTCGCCAATGCGGGCTACAAGCTGGGCACTGATGTGACCCTGGCACTGGACTGCGCGGCGAGCGAGTTCTACAAGAACGGCAAGTACGTATTGAGCGAAGAAGGCGAGTACGATTCGGCCGGTTTCGCCGACTACCTCGCTGACCTGGTCAGCAAGCACCCGATCATCTCCATCGAAGACGGTCTGGACGAGTCGGACTGGGATGGCTGGAAGGTCCTGACCGACAAAATCGGCGACAAGATCCAACTGGTGGGCGACGACTTGTTCGTGACCAACACCAAGATCCTGAAAGAAGGCATCGAGAAGAAAATCGGTAACTCGATCCTGATCAAGTTCAACCAGATCGGCACACTGACTGAAACACTGGAAGCCATCCAGATGGCCAAGGCAGCCGGTTACACCGCCGTGATCTCGCACCGTTCGGGTGAAACCGAAGACTCCACCATTGCCGACCTGGCTGTGGGCACCGCGGCCGGCCAGATCAAAACCGGTTCGTTGAGCCGTTCCGACCGTATCGCCAAGTACAACCAGTTGCTGCGTATTGAAGAGCAGTTGGGCGCCAAGGCGGTGTACCGTGGTCGCGGCGAGTTTCGCGGTTGA
- the kdsA gene encoding 3-deoxy-8-phosphooctulonate synthase, whose product MAQKIIRVGSIDIANDKPMVLFGGMNVLESRDMAMQVCEEYVRVTEKLGIPYVFKASFDKANRSSVTSYRGPGLEEGMRIFQDIKQAFGVPIITDVHEPDQAAAVAEVCDIIQLPAFLSRQTDLVVAMAKTGAVINIKKAQFLAPHEMKHILAKCVEAGNDQLILCERGSSFGYNNLVVDMLGFGIMKSFEYPVFFDVTHALQMPGGRSDSAGGRRAQVTDLAKAGMSQGLAGLFLEAHPDPDNAKCDGPCALRLDKLEPFLAQLKALDELVKSFPTIETA is encoded by the coding sequence ATGGCACAGAAAATCATCCGCGTCGGCTCGATCGACATCGCCAACGACAAACCGATGGTTCTGTTCGGCGGCATGAACGTTCTTGAATCCCGCGACATGGCCATGCAGGTCTGTGAAGAATACGTGCGCGTGACCGAGAAGCTCGGCATTCCCTACGTGTTCAAGGCCAGCTTCGACAAGGCCAACCGTTCGTCCGTGACTTCCTATCGCGGTCCGGGGCTTGAAGAAGGCATGCGGATCTTCCAGGACATCAAGCAAGCGTTCGGCGTGCCGATCATCACTGACGTGCACGAGCCTGATCAGGCGGCTGCGGTCGCTGAGGTCTGCGACATCATCCAGCTGCCGGCTTTCCTGTCCCGCCAGACCGATCTGGTGGTAGCCATGGCCAAGACCGGCGCCGTGATCAACATCAAGAAAGCCCAGTTCCTCGCGCCCCACGAGATGAAACACATCCTGGCCAAATGCGTCGAGGCGGGTAACGACCAGTTGATTTTGTGTGAGCGCGGTTCGAGCTTCGGCTACAACAACCTGGTCGTTGACATGCTCGGTTTCGGCATCATGAAATCGTTCGAATACCCGGTGTTCTTCGACGTGACACACGCTTTGCAAATGCCGGGCGGTCGCTCCGACTCCGCCGGTGGTCGTCGCGCTCAGGTGACTGATCTGGCCAAGGCCGGGATGAGCCAGGGCCTGGCCGGTCTGTTCCTGGAAGCCCATCCGGATCCGGACAATGCCAAATGCGACGGTCCCTGCGCCCTGCGTCTGGACAAGCTGGAACCGTTCCTGGCCCAGCTCAAGGCGCTCGACGAACTCGTCAAAAGCTTCCCGACGATCGAAACGGCTTAA